One Elgaria multicarinata webbii isolate HBS135686 ecotype San Diego chromosome 6, rElgMul1.1.pri, whole genome shotgun sequence DNA segment encodes these proteins:
- the TMEM38B gene encoding trimeric intracellular cation channel type B isoform X2, with translation MLYCFGGSVLSSLMLAEPPVAFLANTTSVLLASSVWYLVFYCPHDLAYRCFSFLPIRLVVAGMKEVTKTWKITGGIAHAHSHYKNAWMIMIVVGWARGAGGGLISNFEQLVRGVWKPETNELLKMSYPVQASLIGAVLFTMQHVGYLPVAKHQLMFFYTVFLVITKAAMMLTQRVTSPFAPLEMVLGRFLFSQHPASSKAQVPYNGTSSTSDHATNRETGDGAKKKLAKKTE, from the exons ATGCTTTACTGCTTTGGAGGGTCCGTTTTATCTTCCCTGATGCTAGCAGAACCTCCAGTTGCATTTCTTGCCAACACCACAAGTGTTCTCCTTGCCTCGTCGGTCTG GTATCTTGTATTTTACTGCCCACATGATCTAGCCTACCGCTGTTTCTCTTTTCTACCTATACGACTGGTGGTTGCAGGAATGAAGGAAGTGACTAAAACATGGAAAATAACAGGCGGAATTGCACATGCACACAGCCACTACAAAAATGCCTGGATGATCATGATAGTAGTTGGCTGGGCCAGAG GAGCTGGTGGCGGTCTAATATCCAACTTTGAACAGTTGGTGAGAGGTGTATGGAAGCCTGAAACTAATGAACTGCTGAAGATGTCCTA CCCTGTGCAAGCAAGTTTGATAGGAGCTGTACTTTTCACAATGCAGCATGTTGGTTACCTTCCAGTAGCAAAGCATCAGCTTATGTTCTTTTACACCGTCTTCTTGGTGATCACAAAG GCGGCCATGATGCTGACGCAACGCGTGACTTCTCCATTTGCGCCGCTTGAGATGGTACTGGGCCGCTTCCTCTTTAGTCAGCACCCAGCTAGTTCGAAGGCCCAAGTGCCTTATAATGGCACCTCCTCGACCTCTGACCATGCTACTAACCGAGAAACTGGTGATGGTGCTAAGAAAAAACTGGCAAAGAAAACGGAATAA